Below is a genomic region from Marinobacter salarius.
ACCCCCGAGGTGTTCCGGGAGGAGACCCATAAATCGAAGGCAATCCTGGAAGACATCACGGGCGAGCCAATAACCGGCTACAGGGCTGCAAGTTATTCCATCACGGCACAGTCCCGTTGGGCGCTCGATATCCTCTGTGACGAGGGATTTACGTGGGATTCCTCAATTTTCCCAGTACACCACGACCGCTACGGCATGCCGGGAACACCCCATGAACCCTATTTGCTACAAGCGCCCAACGGTAAAACCCTTACCGAATTTCCGTTGTCGACGTGCCCCATCGGAAAATATCGACTGCCCATCGCGGGAGGCGGCTATTTCAGGTTATTTCCGTATTGGCTCAGTCACTGGGGGTTAGGCAAGATCAACCGGGCGGGACAGCCGTTTATTTTCTACCTGCACCCCTGGGAGATCGATACCGGGCAGCCACGGCTGAACGTCAAAGCGTTCTCCCGCTTCCGGCACTACAACAATCTGGATAAGTGCATGCATCGACTGGAACGGCTGCTGGGAGACTTCCGTTTCGGCTCGGTATCGGATGTGCTCTCAGGTATCGACATACCTACCAGGGCCGTCGCCGTCTGACTGTTGTTTTAAGGATAGCGCAATGGGAATGGAGACACCGGTCCCGGATATAAAGGCCTCCAAGGTACGGCTGGAAGAACTCAAGGGCACCAAGGGGAAGCTCAGCCGACTGGTTGGCGAGGCTCGCAAGTCCGGTGAAAGCACCGAAGCGTTAATATCGGAACTGCAGCACGTCTCTGGCGAAATTAAACAGCTCCAGAAGCTCGTCAAGCAGCAACTTAGTGAGGCCCAATCGCCTGCGAAGTGGGCTCCGCAACCGGTCGCCATTCCTCGGGCCATCGGTGATGCCACCGCTGGGCCCTCGATTTCGATAGAACCATGTGATGCATCCGGATTTCACGATGCAGAGGCTTATGTAGCCAGGCACCCCGCAGCGTCCGTCTGGCACAAGCCATCCGTATCAACGTTTATCGACAAAACCTACGGCCATAAAACCCGTTTTCTGTGCGCCTATAACAGTGTGCGGGAAATCGTAGGGGTCCTTCCTGTCGTGCAACTGAACAGCCGCCTGTTCGGTAACTTTCTGGTTTCAATGCCTTACTTCAATTATGGCGGCGTATTGGCAGATCACCCCAGCGCAGCCAAGGGCCTGCTCGACGAAGCAGAGCGTTGGCGGCAGGAACTGTCAGCAAGTCATCTGGAAATGCGTTTCTGCCAGGATAACGAACTGGGGCTTCCTCAACGTACGGACAAGGTCACCTTCTGGCTACCACTGCCCGATAATACCGACGATCTGTGGACCAGCTTCCAGCCCAAGTTGCGGGCACAGATCCGCCGTGGTGAGCGGGAGATAACGGAGTTAAGCATTGGCGGGCCGGAACTGCTGAACGAGTTCTATCGCGTTTTTTCCGTGAATATGCGTGATCTGGGTACACCAGTCTACGGCAGGGACTTTTTCCGAAACCTCCTGCATACCCTGGAGGGGAATGCGTGGCTGGTGGTCGCTCGAATAGACGGGAAGGCTGTTGGCTGCGCCTTTTTGACCGGTTACCAGGGCAGGATGGAGATTCCCTGGGCGTCGACACTGCGCAAGTACAACCATACCAGTATCAATATGGTGATGTATTGGAAGGTGCTTGAGTTCGCGATTCAGCAAGGCTTTGAGGTGTTCGATTTCGGGCGTTGCAGCCACGACGCTGGCACCTATCGCTTCAAGCAGCAGTGGGGCGCGCAGCCCATCAAACTGTACTGGGATTACCTGTTGCCGGAAGGGCAAAAACTCCCGGCACTGAACCCTGGTAATCCCAAATTCCGGTTGATGATTGCAGCCTGGCAGCGCCTGCCCGTCTGGATGGCGAACCTGCTTGGCCCCCACATCGTCAAGGCCCTGCCGTAATGAGCCTGTTCCAGACGAGGGCGTGGCAGAGTGCCTGGTGGGATACCTGGGGGCACCAGGAGGGCTTCCGGCTTGTGAGACCGTGGGACGGAGAGGTATCTGGCCTGTACGAATCCAGATACCGGCTGAAGGGCCTGTTGCCTGTGCGTTCGATACAGTTCGTGGGTACCAGCTCCCGTGAGCTGAGAACACCAAGAACCGAGTACAACCGGTTTTCCACGGACCTGACCGGCCAACCGCTGGTTCAGTCGATAGAGCAGTATCTGAAGGACAGTGACTGGACTGAGGCCGTTTTCAATGACGTGCGCACCGGGTCTGAGGATCTCTCCGCCCTGGTCACAATAGCTGCCACTAACGATTGGGCATTCCGGATTACCGCCGTTGACGATGGGTATGCGATCTCTACCTCGGGGCTGTTCGAGGACTATCTTGCGTCACTCGGGCCCAACAGTCGCTTGAAGCTCTACAATCGCCGCGAGTTATTTGAGTCGCTGGCGACTTCGCGTGAAGAGAACCTCTGGCCAAGGGATCCGGACGCATTCTTCCAGGCACTGAATGGGTTCCACAGAGAGCGTTGGCAGAAAGACTGTGTGACAGAAAAAAGCCTGGCGTTCCATAAGACATTTCTGTCCCGCATCGAGGAGGAAGGCGGGAGACCGATTCTGTCGGCGTTGTTCTGCGGGGAGGACATTGTTTCTTTGCTCTATAACGTCTGGTATCGAGGGGTGGTTTACAACCTCCAGGCAGGCTTTGAGCAGAACTTCCACAAAAAGCTGTCACTTGGCACGTTGCACCTGGGCTACGCCATTGAGGAGGCGTTCAGCGAGTGTGACACGCACCGGTTTGACCTGCTTGCAGGGCAAGGCAAGAAAGAGAATTATAAAACACGGATCGCAACCGAGAGTTATCAGTTCCTCACCGTAATGCTGGTTAAAAGCGCGTTGTTCCGTGCTCTCTACTGGATCAGAGGATAGGAATTCATGGCAGGGACGGATACAAAGACCATTCTGCATCTCATTGATACCACCGGCCCCGGTGGCGCTGAAACCGTTTTCATCAATCTGCTGAAAGAACTTCAGCAAACCCGGTTTCGCAATGTTGTGGTACTGCGAGGCGAGGGGTGGGTGGCGGACCAGGTTCGTGCGGTTG
It encodes:
- a CDS encoding XrtA system polysaccharide deacetylase, which translates into the protein MRQNALTIDVEDYFQVAALAEAVSRDEWPTMEYRVEANTERLLELFSERDVKATFFTLGWVAERSPGLVRKIQQAGHEIASHGYSHQLVYTQTPEVFREETHKSKAILEDITGEPITGYRAASYSITAQSRWALDILCDEGFTWDSSIFPVHHDRYGMPGTPHEPYLLQAPNGKTLTEFPLSTCPIGKYRLPIAGGGYFRLFPYWLSHWGLGKINRAGQPFIFYLHPWEIDTGQPRLNVKAFSRFRHYNNLDKCMHRLERLLGDFRFGSVSDVLSGIDIPTRAVAV
- a CDS encoding FemAB family XrtA/PEP-CTERM system-associated protein produces the protein MGMETPVPDIKASKVRLEELKGTKGKLSRLVGEARKSGESTEALISELQHVSGEIKQLQKLVKQQLSEAQSPAKWAPQPVAIPRAIGDATAGPSISIEPCDASGFHDAEAYVARHPAASVWHKPSVSTFIDKTYGHKTRFLCAYNSVREIVGVLPVVQLNSRLFGNFLVSMPYFNYGGVLADHPSAAKGLLDEAERWRQELSASHLEMRFCQDNELGLPQRTDKVTFWLPLPDNTDDLWTSFQPKLRAQIRRGEREITELSIGGPELLNEFYRVFSVNMRDLGTPVYGRDFFRNLLHTLEGNAWLVVARIDGKAVGCAFLTGYQGRMEIPWASTLRKYNHTSINMVMYWKVLEFAIQQGFEVFDFGRCSHDAGTYRFKQQWGAQPIKLYWDYLLPEGQKLPALNPGNPKFRLMIAAWQRLPVWMANLLGPHIVKALP
- a CDS encoding GNAT family N-acetyltransferase produces the protein MSLFQTRAWQSAWWDTWGHQEGFRLVRPWDGEVSGLYESRYRLKGLLPVRSIQFVGTSSRELRTPRTEYNRFSTDLTGQPLVQSIEQYLKDSDWTEAVFNDVRTGSEDLSALVTIAATNDWAFRITAVDDGYAISTSGLFEDYLASLGPNSRLKLYNRRELFESLATSREENLWPRDPDAFFQALNGFHRERWQKDCVTEKSLAFHKTFLSRIEEEGGRPILSALFCGEDIVSLLYNVWYRGVVYNLQAGFEQNFHKKLSLGTLHLGYAIEEAFSECDTHRFDLLAGQGKKENYKTRIATESYQFLTVMLVKSALFRALYWIRG